In Microvenator marinus, one genomic interval encodes:
- a CDS encoding GNAT family N-acetyltransferase: MISDHITSLGYRLERTDDPKIVAPLLKACALEPVTTESSAGWQPHEYLLACTRAGGIAACVGWTRGPRQVIIHSLAVAQPSRGSGIGGGLLATVMGELMEQKPVESMWLNTDSGSARRLFSSFGFQTIEADDTPDIVREHPLFKTAGPYARTMARRYNTGHRGLDNYAFRLIQNDTPEATLPHGSVFFFRQFASVIEGSYRGGTVVRGHLLGYIHDQALKFCWHHFTDAGRLMSGDGNIIMDQLPDGRRELREVFEGSGELLLREV, from the coding sequence ATGATCTCTGACCACATCACGAGCCTTGGGTACAGACTCGAGCGCACAGACGACCCCAAAATTGTGGCGCCGCTCCTTAAAGCTTGCGCGCTGGAACCCGTCACGACCGAGTCGTCCGCAGGCTGGCAACCCCACGAATACCTGCTCGCCTGCACGCGCGCCGGCGGTATCGCCGCATGTGTGGGATGGACTCGAGGCCCGAGGCAGGTCATCATTCACTCGCTCGCCGTGGCGCAACCCTCACGTGGCAGCGGAATCGGCGGAGGTCTGCTCGCGACCGTGATGGGTGAACTCATGGAACAAAAACCCGTCGAGTCTATGTGGCTCAACACGGATTCCGGCAGCGCTCGAAGGCTCTTCTCGAGCTTTGGGTTCCAGACGATTGAAGCCGACGACACGCCAGATATCGTGCGCGAACATCCACTCTTTAAGACCGCCGGGCCCTACGCCAGAACCATGGCGCGGCGCTACAATACGGGCCACAGAGGGCTTGATAATTACGCGTTCCGGCTGATTCAGAACGACACCCCTGAAGCCACCTTGCCCCACGGCAGCGTTTTCTTTTTCAGGCAGTTCGCGTCCGTCATCGAGGGCTCCTACCGCGGAGGCACCGTGGTGCGCGGCCACCTCTTGGGCTATATTCACGACCAAGCCCTCAAGTTTTGCTGGCACCATTTCACTGACGCTGGCCGCTTGATGAGCGGAGATGGCAATATCATCATGGACCAATTGCCAGACGGCAGGCGCGAACTCCGAGAAGTCTTCGAGGGCTCAGGCGAGCTCTTGCTGAGAGAAGTCTGA
- a CDS encoding A24 family peptidase produces the protein MHDILAMELWKQLLLFIPVAVVLIICAVTDWRERKVYNKITYPFAAIGLVLHTVTMGFDGTLDGLMALLAAFVIGLIMLPFGWLGGGDTKLLMGLGATLGVHALVVTVFYSIWIGAILGLGMAAYNGYLWEMIKRMGRYLRGWYRVFVYKQAFLKEKLERDERNKVPFAVAILGGVATTYTEFALAWPGFWTWYVSSLGFNP, from the coding sequence ATGCACGACATTCTGGCCATGGAGCTCTGGAAGCAGCTCCTCCTCTTCATTCCTGTTGCCGTGGTGCTCATCATCTGCGCCGTGACGGACTGGCGTGAACGTAAAGTCTACAACAAGATTACGTACCCCTTCGCCGCAATTGGACTAGTCCTCCACACTGTCACGATGGGCTTCGACGGCACCCTGGACGGCCTCATGGCGCTACTCGCCGCGTTTGTCATTGGCCTCATCATGCTGCCCTTCGGCTGGCTCGGTGGCGGCGATACAAAACTCCTCATGGGCCTTGGCGCCACGCTCGGTGTGCACGCCCTGGTTGTCACGGTCTTCTACAGCATCTGGATCGGCGCCATCCTCGGGCTCGGAATGGCTGCGTACAACGGCTACCTCTGGGAAATGATCAAGCGAATGGGCCGCTATCTACGCGGCTGGTACCGCGTCTTTGTGTACAAACAAGCCTTCCTCAAGGAAAAGCTTGAGCGCGATGAGCGCAACAAAGTCCCCTTCGCCGTAGCCATCCTGGGTGGCGTTGCCACGACCTACACAGAGTTCGCGCTCGCCTGGCCCGGCTTCTGGACGTGGTACGTCTCGTCTCTGGGATTCAATCCCTAG
- a CDS encoding thiazole synthase codes for MEPLNIGPYSFSSRLILGTAGYPNYQVMLDALKAAGCELVTVAIRRLDIQASKDGGILEVLEEFQILPNTAGCFTARDAILTAQLAREALETDLLKLEVIGSDKTLLPDGEELLKAARELVRDGFVVMAYTNDDPILARKLQDAGCAAVMPLGAPIGSGMGVQNPYNFRIIREELEVPMLVDAGIGTASEAAFAMELGCDGVLLNTAISEARDPVLMAGAFKDAVHAGWAAHRAGRIPKRLYANPSSPTVGLIQRKK; via the coding sequence ATGGAACCATTGAACATTGGACCGTATAGCTTTTCCAGTCGACTGATTCTCGGGACTGCAGGCTATCCGAACTACCAGGTGATGCTGGATGCGCTCAAGGCTGCAGGATGCGAGCTTGTGACCGTGGCCATTCGTCGGCTTGATATTCAGGCGAGTAAGGACGGTGGGATTTTGGAGGTCTTGGAGGAATTCCAGATTCTTCCCAATACGGCCGGCTGTTTCACGGCACGAGATGCCATCCTCACCGCTCAGCTCGCCCGCGAAGCCCTCGAGACCGACCTCTTGAAGCTCGAGGTGATTGGCAGCGACAAGACCCTATTGCCGGACGGTGAGGAGCTCCTGAAGGCCGCACGAGAGCTCGTGCGCGACGGCTTTGTGGTCATGGCCTATACCAACGACGACCCGATTCTGGCTCGAAAGCTTCAGGACGCAGGGTGCGCGGCGGTGATGCCTTTGGGCGCCCCGATTGGCAGCGGTATGGGAGTGCAAAACCCATACAACTTCAGAATTATCCGAGAAGAGTTGGAGGTTCCGATGCTCGTAGACGCGGGAATCGGTACGGCCTCCGAGGCGGCGTTTGCCATGGAGCTCGGCTGTGATGGTGTGCTGCTAAATACCGCGATCTCAGAGGCTCGTGACCCTGTCTTGATGGCCGGCGCTTTTAAAGACGCGGTGCATGCGGGATGGGCGGCCCACAGAGCCGGCCGAATCCCCAAACGCCTCTACGCGAACCCCTCGTCGCCCACGGTGGGCCTAATTCAGCGAAAGAAATGA
- the thiE gene encoding thiamine phosphate synthase: MKLHKLYLVANVSGTTEPDDADAYLESVSAALADGIRLVQFRAKQFPAAVQWELGAKVAALCAAYNASLIVNDRADLALALDASGVHLPATGMPVSAARRLMEWRFVGASCHSVAEAIRAEEDGADYVTLSPIFPTASKPGYGPPLGLHQLKTAAHALTIPVFALGGITSENKYDCLEAGAWGVASTRALT, from the coding sequence ATGAAACTGCATAAGCTCTACTTGGTGGCCAATGTGTCCGGCACCACTGAACCCGATGATGCCGACGCCTATTTGGAGAGTGTTTCGGCGGCTCTGGCGGACGGTATTCGCCTCGTGCAGTTTAGGGCCAAACAATTTCCGGCCGCGGTGCAATGGGAGTTAGGGGCTAAAGTTGCAGCTCTTTGTGCCGCCTACAACGCATCGCTGATTGTGAACGACCGAGCGGATCTCGCGCTCGCACTCGACGCCTCAGGTGTTCACCTTCCGGCCACCGGTATGCCTGTCTCGGCGGCAAGGCGGCTCATGGAATGGCGCTTTGTAGGAGCGTCCTGCCATAGCGTAGCCGAGGCCATTCGTGCCGAAGAAGATGGCGCCGACTACGTGACCTTGAGCCCGATCTTTCCTACGGCTTCAAAGCCAGGCTACGGGCCGCCGTTGGGGCTCCACCAGCTCAAGACAGCGGCGCACGCCTTGACGATTCCGGTGTTCGCCCTCGGCGGCATCACCTCCGAAAACAAGTACGATTGTTTGGAGGCTGGCGCGTGGGGAGTCGCGTCGACGAGGGCACTGACTTAG
- the thiS gene encoding sulfur carrier protein ThiS, whose protein sequence is MARLSLTINGEAHSLELETPHVESLLVALDIPSQKGVAVAVDDRVVPRSQWASTPISNGQHIEIIRATQGG, encoded by the coding sequence GTGGCTCGTCTCTCATTGACCATAAACGGGGAAGCTCATTCACTGGAGTTGGAAACTCCACATGTGGAATCTCTCCTCGTCGCCCTCGACATTCCTTCCCAAAAGGGTGTGGCCGTGGCCGTTGATGATCGCGTGGTACCTCGCAGTCAGTGGGCGAGTACGCCTATCTCAAATGGTCAACACATCGAGATCATTCGCGCCACGCAGGGAGGCTGA